A single region of the Solwaraspora sp. WMMD406 genome encodes:
- a CDS encoding MoxR family ATPase, giving the protein MNDVVTAPTAEVSRLAHAVLDAVGTVLVGKRDALELVLAGILAGGHVLLEDLPGLGKTLTARSFAQALGLDFRRLQFTPDLLPADVTGSFLYDQRSADFTFRAGPVFTNLLLADEINRTPPKTQAALLEAMQEKQVSVEGVTYRLEVPFHVLATANPIEYEGTYPLPEAQLDRFLLRVSFGYPSHDEEWEVLRRRISRRQEETELTAVVDAAGLRAMQAALEDVVVEDSIGRYIVALTAATREHPSVLVGASPRGSLALLLLARAKAVLAGRDFVVPEDVKDVAAPALAHRITLRPEMWLRRVDPSFVVGEVLAQTPAPASGALPSYAGGFGGPGQAAGGRRGAS; this is encoded by the coding sequence ATGAACGACGTGGTGACGGCCCCGACGGCCGAGGTCAGCCGACTCGCGCACGCGGTGCTGGACGCGGTCGGCACCGTCCTGGTCGGCAAACGCGACGCCCTCGAACTGGTGCTGGCCGGCATCCTGGCCGGCGGGCACGTGCTGCTGGAGGATCTACCCGGCCTGGGCAAGACGCTGACCGCCCGGTCGTTCGCCCAGGCGCTCGGGTTGGACTTCCGCCGGTTGCAGTTCACCCCGGACCTGCTTCCGGCCGACGTCACCGGGTCGTTCCTCTACGACCAGCGCAGCGCCGACTTCACCTTCCGCGCCGGACCGGTCTTCACCAACCTGCTGCTCGCCGACGAGATCAACCGGACGCCGCCGAAGACCCAGGCCGCTCTGCTGGAGGCGATGCAGGAGAAGCAGGTGTCGGTGGAAGGGGTCACCTACCGGCTGGAGGTCCCGTTCCACGTGCTGGCGACAGCGAACCCGATCGAGTACGAGGGCACCTATCCGCTGCCGGAGGCGCAGCTCGACCGGTTCCTGCTGCGGGTGTCGTTCGGCTACCCCAGCCACGACGAGGAGTGGGAGGTGCTGCGTCGGCGGATCTCCCGCCGCCAGGAGGAGACCGAACTCACCGCCGTCGTCGACGCCGCCGGCCTGCGGGCCATGCAGGCCGCCCTGGAAGACGTGGTGGTGGAGGACTCGATCGGCCGCTACATCGTGGCGTTGACCGCGGCCACCCGGGAACACCCGTCCGTCCTGGTCGGCGCGTCGCCACGCGGCTCGCTGGCGCTGCTGCTGCTGGCCCGGGCCAAAGCGGTGCTCGCCGGCCGCGACTTCGTCGTGCCGGAGGACGTCAAGGACGTCGCCGCACCCGCTCTGGCGCACCGGATCACGTTGCGCCCCGAGATGTGGCTGCGCCGGGTGGACCCCTCCTTCGTCGTGGGCGAGGTGCTGGCGCAGACGCCGGCGCCGGCCAGCGGTGCGTTGCCCAGCTACGCGGGCGGGTTCGGCGGTCCGGGCCAGGCCGCCGGCGGGCGGCGTGGTGCGTCATGA
- a CDS encoding DUF58 domain-containing protein → MTATEWVPTRALGRAVLVTGVLLIVGVVLGRVDLVALAAPFALGTAYALRRRPAHAPVIDLAAVDAHLVEGGEVAATVAVANPDDAGYDLVVVRALVSQWLRIDQYGLLPYARMSDDDASVDPAGAPRYAEALDRLATGDGDRRRPSGGVPDRPVALVVPTGTAAGFELHGTARRWGRQPIGPVAARAVACDGLLACRPLVAEPVGVPVYPVIEPFDADEAMPRAAGLVGGHRSRRPGEGGELAGVRIFGPGDRLRRIDWRVSLRARQLHVAATLSDRDAEVVLLLDVLTEVGHSGGVSGSASVLDTTVRAAAAIAEHYLHRGDRVAMLEYGPSARRLRPATGRRQYLTVLEWLLDVAPEPSPYEPYDQVFGPQLLSSDALVVVLTPLVDPRSAAMLARMARSGRIVVAVDTLPGTVSPPPKPSQWTEVASGLWRLERDNTIGQLREHGVPVVAWAGAGSLDQVLRDVARLASAPKAVLR, encoded by the coding sequence GTGACCGCCACCGAATGGGTGCCCACCCGGGCGCTCGGCCGAGCGGTGCTGGTCACCGGGGTGCTGCTGATCGTCGGGGTGGTGCTCGGCCGGGTCGATCTGGTCGCGCTCGCCGCGCCGTTCGCTCTCGGCACGGCGTACGCGCTGCGCCGACGCCCGGCGCACGCCCCGGTCATCGACCTCGCCGCCGTCGACGCCCACCTGGTCGAGGGGGGCGAGGTGGCCGCGACGGTCGCCGTGGCCAACCCCGACGACGCCGGGTACGACCTGGTGGTGGTCCGGGCGTTGGTGTCGCAGTGGCTGCGCATCGACCAGTACGGGCTGCTGCCGTACGCCCGGATGTCCGACGACGACGCGTCGGTCGACCCGGCCGGGGCACCCCGCTACGCCGAAGCGCTCGACCGCCTCGCCACCGGTGACGGTGACCGGCGCCGCCCCAGCGGGGGAGTGCCGGACCGGCCGGTCGCCCTGGTGGTGCCGACCGGTACGGCGGCCGGTTTCGAATTGCACGGCACCGCCCGGCGATGGGGTCGCCAGCCGATCGGACCGGTGGCCGCCCGCGCCGTGGCCTGTGACGGTCTGCTGGCCTGCCGTCCGCTGGTCGCCGAGCCGGTCGGCGTGCCGGTGTATCCGGTGATCGAACCGTTCGACGCCGACGAAGCGATGCCCCGCGCGGCCGGTCTGGTCGGCGGCCACCGGTCCCGACGGCCCGGCGAAGGCGGCGAACTCGCCGGGGTACGGATCTTCGGGCCGGGCGACCGGCTCCGGCGGATCGACTGGCGGGTGTCGCTGCGGGCCCGGCAGTTGCACGTCGCCGCGACCCTGTCCGACCGCGACGCCGAAGTGGTGCTTCTGCTGGACGTGCTCACCGAGGTCGGGCACTCCGGCGGGGTGTCCGGCAGCGCCTCGGTGTTGGACACCACGGTCCGCGCCGCCGCCGCGATCGCCGAGCACTACCTGCACCGGGGCGACCGGGTGGCGATGCTGGAGTACGGGCCGTCGGCGCGGCGGCTGCGGCCGGCGACCGGCCGGCGGCAGTACCTGACCGTCCTGGAATGGCTGCTCGACGTGGCGCCGGAGCCGTCCCCGTACGAGCCCTACGACCAGGTGTTCGGCCCGCAGCTGCTCTCCTCCGACGCGTTGGTCGTGGTGCTCACCCCGTTGGTCGATCCCCGGTCGGCGGCGATGCTGGCCAGGATGGCCCGGTCGGGCCGGATCGTCGTGGCCGTGGACACGTTGCCGGGCACGGTGAGCCCGCCACCGAAACCCAGCCAGTGGACCGAGGTGGCGTCCGGGTTGTGGCGACTGGAGCGGGACAACACCATCGGCCAACTCCGTGAGCACGGGGTGCCGGTGGTCGCCTGGGCCGGCGCGGGCAGCCTCGACCAGGTGCTGCGCGACGTGGCCCGGCTGGCGTCGGCACCCAAGGCGGTGCTGCGGTGA
- a CDS encoding Bax inhibitor-1/YccA family protein, with amino-acid sequence MKTSNPVLARLGQAAERERAAGYAPAGPYGQPGYGQPYPTSAGYPAAPPTVAPMTVDDVVVKTVTLLGITGLSAVAAWVLVPDSLLGVAWIGAAIVGLVLGLIISFSRVANPALVITYAVVEGVFVGMVSKFFQEIAGYQGIVLQAVVATFGVFFLMAALYKMKVVRATPKFTRGVIAAMVGLFAVMMINLVLALFGIDTGLRSGGPVAIIFSLICIVVASLSFVLSFHEVEEGVRLGLPQRYSWTAAFGILVSLIWLYIEILRLLSFFQGDD; translated from the coding sequence GTGAAGACATCCAACCCGGTCCTGGCCCGGCTCGGCCAGGCGGCCGAGCGGGAGCGGGCCGCCGGGTACGCCCCTGCCGGTCCCTACGGACAGCCCGGCTACGGGCAGCCATATCCGACCTCCGCCGGTTACCCGGCGGCTCCGCCGACCGTAGCACCGATGACGGTCGACGACGTGGTCGTCAAGACCGTCACCCTGCTCGGCATCACCGGCCTGTCGGCCGTGGCGGCGTGGGTACTCGTACCCGATTCGCTGCTCGGCGTGGCCTGGATCGGCGCCGCGATCGTCGGGCTCGTGCTCGGTCTGATCATTTCCTTCTCCCGGGTGGCCAATCCGGCTCTGGTGATCACCTACGCCGTCGTCGAGGGCGTCTTCGTCGGCATGGTGAGCAAGTTCTTCCAGGAGATCGCCGGATACCAGGGCATCGTCCTGCAGGCCGTGGTGGCGACCTTCGGGGTGTTCTTCCTGATGGCCGCGCTTTACAAGATGAAGGTCGTTCGCGCCACGCCGAAGTTCACCCGTGGCGTCATCGCCGCGATGGTCGGACTGTTCGCGGTGATGATGATCAACCTGGTGCTGGCGTTGTTCGGCATCGACACCGGTCTGCGTAGCGGCGGCCCGGTCGCCATCATCTTCAGCCTGATCTGCATCGTTGTCGCGTCCCTCAGCTTCGTGCTCAGCTTCCACGAGGTCGAGGAAGGGGTGCGGCTGGGTCTTCCGCAGCGCTACTCCTGGACGGCCGCGTTCGGCATCCTGGTGAGCTTGATCTGGCTCTACATCGAGATCCTGCGGCTGTTGAGCTTCTTCCAAGGGGACGACTGA